A genomic region of Micromonospora sp. NBRC 110009 contains the following coding sequences:
- a CDS encoding endonuclease domain-containing protein: MPKAPRRPPQLRGRIFRGSAAVRCGLLTRNDLRSTAWRPLFRDVYADASLPVSHRTRCAAAVRWLLPAGAAIAGRSAAALYGVGRVAADEPVDVLMPKAMVVAPKATIPGEPTSRAEPAPSASVAAASTAEPPVVTTARRGPAAGLRVHRAEVDQGDIVHRLGLPITSPARTCWDLARWLDIVEAVVLIDALLARRFTDLATLRDYALARAGRRGWRALLRAVDLADPGAESPQESRTRVRLVLAGLPRPKTQWVVSAQGRFVARLDLAWPEFKVAVEYDGLWHDDPQQFHRDRRRLNQLLGAEWIVLHVTANRLRDDFDGILAEVRAALRSRDWRARPT; encoded by the coding sequence ATGCCGAAGGCCCCTCGTCGGCCGCCGCAGCTGCGCGGCCGGATCTTTCGTGGTTCCGCTGCCGTTCGGTGCGGCCTGCTCACTCGGAACGACCTGCGGAGCACGGCGTGGCGCCCGCTCTTCCGGGACGTCTACGCCGACGCGAGCCTTCCGGTCTCCCATCGCACCCGCTGCGCGGCTGCCGTCCGGTGGCTGCTTCCCGCCGGCGCGGCCATCGCCGGCCGCTCCGCAGCCGCGCTCTACGGCGTAGGCCGGGTTGCCGCCGACGAACCGGTCGACGTGCTGATGCCGAAGGCGATGGTGGTCGCGCCGAAGGCAACCATTCCCGGCGAACCGACGAGCCGGGCGGAGCCGGCACCATCGGCTTCGGTCGCCGCTGCATCCACGGCCGAACCGCCAGTGGTGACCACTGCTCGGCGGGGTCCGGCCGCCGGCCTCCGGGTGCACCGGGCCGAGGTCGATCAGGGCGATATCGTGCACCGACTCGGCCTGCCGATCACCTCGCCGGCACGTACCTGCTGGGACCTGGCCCGGTGGCTCGACATCGTTGAGGCCGTGGTGCTGATCGACGCCCTGCTCGCCCGCAGGTTCACCGACCTCGCGACCCTCCGGGACTACGCCCTCGCCCGGGCCGGCCGGCGTGGCTGGCGGGCGCTGCTGCGCGCCGTCGACCTCGCCGACCCCGGTGCCGAGTCACCGCAGGAGTCCCGCACCCGGGTCCGCCTGGTGCTGGCTGGTCTGCCCCGACCGAAGACCCAGTGGGTGGTGTCCGCGCAGGGGCGCTTCGTCGCCCGGCTCGACCTGGCCTGGCCCGAGTTCAAAGTCGCGGTCGAGTACGACGGCCTGTGGCACGACGACCCGCAGCAGTTCCACCGGGACCGCCGACGACTCAACCAGCTCCTCGGCGCCGAATGGATCGTCCTGCACGTCACCGCGAACCGTCTCCGCGACGACTTCGATGGCATCCTCGCCGAGGTCCGCGCGGCGCTTCGCTCGCGCGATTGGCGCGCGCGGCCGACCTGA
- a CDS encoding ABC transporter substrate-binding protein codes for MRRLAVALTAALALGVGLTACGESDPVSTAGAGQTREITHAMGTTKVPAEPKRVVVLDTDKIDTALSLGVTPVGAATAGEAKSWPSYFGADKLAGIKEVGVLTEPDLEAITALKPDLILGSKFRQEKFYDELSAIAPTVFTEKVGITWKENFLLDGKALGKEQQAKDLLATYEKRAEDFGTKLGDASSRKISIVRFIPGNIRVYGPDSFSGIVVGDTGLGRPERQLLAGKEDKRFDVVSPERVNEVDGDVIFVTAYGEKAAAEQVKVTAGSLWQGLSAVKAGKAHVVSDEVWMTGIGVGAANKILDDLEKYLAA; via the coding sequence ATGCGTCGTCTCGCCGTCGCTCTCACCGCGGCCCTCGCCCTCGGCGTCGGCCTCACCGCCTGCGGGGAGAGCGACCCCGTCTCCACCGCCGGCGCCGGCCAGACCCGGGAGATCACTCACGCGATGGGCACCACCAAGGTGCCCGCCGAGCCGAAGCGCGTGGTGGTGCTCGACACCGACAAGATCGACACCGCGCTCTCGCTGGGCGTCACCCCGGTCGGCGCGGCCACCGCCGGTGAGGCGAAGAGCTGGCCCTCCTACTTCGGTGCGGACAAGCTCGCCGGGATCAAGGAGGTCGGCGTGCTGACCGAGCCCGACCTGGAGGCGATCACCGCGCTCAAGCCGGACCTGATCCTCGGCAGCAAGTTCCGCCAGGAGAAGTTCTACGACGAGCTGTCCGCCATCGCCCCGACCGTCTTCACCGAGAAGGTGGGCATCACCTGGAAGGAGAACTTCCTCCTCGACGGCAAGGCGCTCGGCAAGGAGCAGCAGGCCAAGGACCTGCTGGCCACCTACGAGAAGCGGGCCGAGGACTTCGGCACGAAGCTCGGCGACGCGTCGTCGCGGAAGATCTCCATCGTGCGCTTCATCCCGGGCAACATCCGGGTCTACGGCCCGGACTCGTTCTCCGGCATCGTGGTCGGTGACACCGGCCTGGGCCGCCCCGAGCGGCAGCTGCTGGCGGGCAAGGAGGACAAGCGCTTCGACGTGGTCAGCCCGGAGCGGGTCAACGAGGTCGACGGCGACGTCATCTTCGTGACCGCGTACGGCGAGAAGGCCGCCGCCGAGCAGGTGAAGGTCACCGCCGGCAGCCTCTGGCAGGGCCTGTCCGCGGTCAAGGCGGGCAAGGCGCACGTGGTCTCCGACGAGGTCTGGATGACCGGCATCGGCGTCGGCGCCGCCAACAAGATCCTGGACGACCTGGAGAAGTACCTGGCCGCCTGA
- a CDS encoding ABC transporter ATP-binding protein: MLSTRDLVVGYEGRTVVDGLDLDLPADAFTVIVGPNACGKSTLLRTMARLLTPRRGTVLLDGSAIRELPTREVARRLGVLPQSPLVPEGITVADLVGRGRQPYQRWWRQWSAEDGRAVETAMTMADVAELADRPVDTLSGGQRQRVWIAMTLAQDTEALLLDEPTTFLDLAHQVEVLDLLHRLRTERGRTVVAVLHDLNQAARYADHLVAMRAGAVVAAGPPREILTADLVRDVFGLDCVVVPCPVTGAPLVVPALTQTSAAPAGVPAQAGSTVGDA; encoded by the coding sequence ATGCTGTCCACCCGCGACCTGGTCGTCGGCTACGAGGGCCGGACCGTCGTGGACGGGCTCGACCTCGACCTGCCCGCCGACGCGTTCACGGTCATCGTCGGGCCGAACGCGTGCGGCAAGTCCACCCTGCTGCGGACCATGGCCCGGCTGCTCACCCCGCGCCGCGGCACCGTGCTGCTGGACGGCAGCGCGATCCGCGAACTGCCCACCCGCGAGGTGGCCCGGCGCCTGGGCGTGCTGCCGCAGAGCCCGCTGGTGCCCGAGGGGATCACCGTCGCGGACCTGGTCGGCCGGGGCCGGCAGCCCTACCAGCGGTGGTGGCGGCAGTGGTCGGCGGAGGACGGCCGGGCCGTCGAGACGGCCATGACCATGGCCGACGTGGCCGAACTGGCCGACCGGCCGGTGGACACCCTCTCCGGCGGCCAGCGCCAGCGGGTCTGGATCGCCATGACCCTCGCCCAGGACACCGAGGCGCTGCTGCTGGACGAGCCGACCACCTTCCTCGACCTCGCCCACCAGGTGGAGGTGCTGGATCTGCTGCACCGGCTGCGGACCGAACGCGGCCGGACGGTGGTCGCCGTGCTGCACGACCTCAACCAGGCCGCCCGGTACGCCGACCACCTGGTCGCCATGCGGGCCGGCGCGGTGGTCGCCGCCGGGCCACCGCGCGAGATCCTCACCGCCGACCTCGTCCGGGACGTCTTCGGGCTCGACTGCGTGGTCGTGCCCTGCCCGGTCACCGGCGCCCCGCTCGTCGTGCCCGCGCTCACCCAGACCTCGGCCGCACCGGCCGGCGTGCCGGCCCAGGCCGGTTCCACCGTCGGCGACGCCTGA
- a CDS encoding FecCD family ABC transporter permease has protein sequence MVSAPGVVLAGGSVLRVGPVAVRVRRRPVVVAGVLFLLLAGAVVLSLSLGTPYVAPVDVLRALSGAGTPYDLVVLNLRLPRAVLAAVAGAAFGVAGTLIQSVARNPLASPDVIGVTQGAGLAATVALTGGAAAILVAPAALLGGLLAAVLVFALGARHGLAAQRFVLAGVAVAFAFRALTEVVMLAADPIDGLRAQVWLIGTLAGKGWTEAAWIAGTLAVLLPVLLWAGWALHSAALDDDTARGIGLRPVARRIGLAGTGVVVAATVTAQVGAVDFVALVAPQVARRLVRAERPPLLCAALLGALLLVLADLAGRRLLAPTQLPAGVLTAAIGGPYLMFLLLRTRGRRS, from the coding sequence GTGGTGAGCGCGCCGGGCGTCGTGCTGGCCGGGGGGTCGGTGTTGCGGGTGGGGCCGGTGGCCGTGCGGGTGCGGCGGCGGCCGGTGGTGGTCGCAGGTGTCCTGTTCCTGCTGCTCGCCGGCGCGGTGGTGCTCAGTCTCTCGCTCGGCACCCCGTACGTCGCCCCGGTCGACGTGCTGCGCGCGCTCTCCGGGGCCGGCACCCCGTACGACCTCGTGGTGCTGAACCTGCGGCTGCCGCGTGCGGTGCTCGCGGCCGTGGCCGGCGCGGCGTTCGGCGTGGCCGGCACCCTGATCCAGAGCGTGGCGCGGAACCCGCTCGCCAGCCCCGACGTCATCGGCGTCACCCAGGGCGCCGGGCTGGCCGCCACGGTGGCGCTCACCGGCGGCGCGGCGGCGATCCTCGTCGCGCCGGCCGCGCTGCTCGGCGGGCTGCTCGCAGCCGTGCTGGTGTTCGCCCTCGGCGCCCGGCACGGCCTGGCCGCGCAACGGTTCGTCCTGGCCGGCGTGGCGGTGGCCTTCGCGTTCCGGGCGCTGACCGAGGTGGTCATGCTCGCCGCCGACCCGATCGACGGGCTGCGCGCCCAGGTCTGGCTGATCGGCACCCTGGCCGGCAAGGGCTGGACCGAGGCCGCCTGGATCGCGGGCACCCTCGCCGTGCTGCTGCCGGTGCTGCTCTGGGCCGGCTGGGCGCTGCACAGCGCCGCGCTCGACGACGACACGGCACGCGGCATCGGGCTGCGCCCGGTGGCCCGGCGGATCGGGCTGGCCGGCACCGGCGTGGTGGTGGCCGCCACGGTCACCGCCCAGGTGGGCGCGGTCGACTTCGTCGCCCTGGTCGCCCCGCAGGTGGCCCGCCGGCTGGTCCGCGCCGAGCGGCCCCCGCTGCTCTGCGCGGCCCTGCTCGGCGCGCTGCTGCTGGTGCTGGCCGACCTCGCCGGCCGGCGCCTGCTCGCCCCCACCCAGCTCCCGGCCGGTGTGCTGACCGCCGCGATCGGCGGGCCGTACCTGATGTTCCTGCTGCTCCGGACCCGAGGGAGGCGCTCGTGA
- a CDS encoding FecCD family ABC transporter permease, which yields MTTVAVRPERVGTPSRRGPGRRLAVALAAALLLIVVLLASLALGSRPLPVDQVWHALVAPDGGDATTVVRELRVPRTALGLVVGLALAVAGVLFQAVTRNPLAEPRILGVSAGASFGVVLAIAVFGVSTLTGYVWFGVAGALLAGLLVFAVANRTREGASPVTLALVGAALDASLGAVVYALLSIDARTFEEYRFWVVGGLTGRDVGVAGQVLPFVLAGVVLAALVARGLDALALGDDVARGLGHRTALVRLGAGGGAVLLTGAAVAAAGPIAFVGLAVPHLARALVGADHRWTLLVAALLGPALLLAADIVGRLVAPPGEVPAGIVTALLGAPLLALLVRRARVVTA from the coding sequence TTGACCACCGTCGCCGTCCGGCCCGAACGGGTCGGCACGCCGAGCCGCCGAGGCCCCGGCCGCCGCCTCGCGGTCGCCCTGGCGGCGGCGCTGCTGCTCATCGTCGTGCTGCTGGCCAGCCTGGCGCTCGGCAGCCGCCCGCTCCCCGTCGACCAGGTGTGGCACGCCCTCGTCGCCCCGGACGGCGGCGACGCCACCACCGTCGTCCGCGAGCTGCGGGTGCCGCGTACCGCCCTGGGGCTGGTCGTCGGGCTCGCCCTCGCCGTGGCCGGAGTGCTGTTCCAGGCCGTCACCCGCAATCCGCTCGCCGAGCCGCGCATCCTCGGCGTCAGCGCCGGCGCGTCCTTCGGCGTGGTGCTGGCCATCGCCGTCTTCGGGGTCAGCACCCTTACCGGGTACGTCTGGTTCGGCGTCGCCGGCGCGCTCCTCGCCGGCCTGCTGGTCTTCGCCGTCGCCAACCGCACCCGCGAGGGCGCCAGCCCGGTCACCCTCGCGCTGGTCGGCGCGGCCCTCGACGCCAGCCTCGGCGCCGTCGTGTACGCGCTGCTCAGCATCGACGCCCGCACCTTCGAGGAGTACCGCTTCTGGGTGGTCGGCGGGCTCACCGGCCGGGACGTCGGCGTCGCCGGGCAGGTGCTCCCGTTCGTCCTCGCCGGCGTGGTGCTGGCCGCCCTCGTCGCCCGGGGCCTCGACGCGCTCGCCCTCGGCGATGACGTCGCCCGTGGCCTGGGCCACCGCACCGCCCTGGTCCGCCTCGGCGCCGGGGGTGGCGCCGTCCTGCTCACCGGCGCCGCCGTCGCGGCCGCCGGGCCGATCGCCTTCGTCGGGCTGGCCGTGCCGCACCTGGCCCGGGCCCTGGTCGGCGCGGACCACCGGTGGACCCTGCTGGTCGCCGCGCTGCTCGGCCCGGCCCTGCTGCTCGCCGCCGACATCGTGGGCCGGCTGGTCGCCCCGCCCGGCGAGGTCCCGGCCGGGATCGTCACCGCGCTGCTCGGCGCCCCGCTGCTCGCCCTCCTGGTCCGCCGCGCCCGGGTGGTGACCGCGTGA
- a CDS encoding MerR family transcriptional regulator, giving the protein MNGETRYSIGDVARRTGLTVKTIRFYADHGIAPPTDRSPTGQRRYGIEAVARLDLVRTLRDLGLDLATIRKVADREIPLAEVAAAHAEALATQIRVLRLRHAVLTAVARRGSTPEEMDLLHKLARLSDDERRRLIDEFLDAAFAGLRSDPGFAGISRSLTPELPDDPQPEQVEAWLEVAELSRDPDFRASMRRLAEQHAADQAGATGVRRDAVALVRDEAAAALAAGVEPASPRADPVVAAATARYARLCGRPDDLGLRRRLLDRLEAANDPRRERYLHLLSVINGWPATESLAPVLDWAIRALRARTSG; this is encoded by the coding sequence ATGAACGGCGAGACGCGCTACTCGATCGGGGACGTCGCCCGGCGGACCGGGCTGACGGTCAAGACCATCCGGTTCTACGCCGACCACGGCATCGCGCCACCGACCGACCGCAGCCCGACCGGCCAGCGTCGCTACGGCATCGAGGCCGTGGCCCGCCTCGACCTGGTACGCACCTTGCGCGACCTGGGGCTGGACCTGGCCACCATCCGCAAGGTCGCGGACCGGGAGATCCCGCTCGCCGAGGTCGCCGCGGCGCACGCCGAGGCGCTGGCCACCCAGATCCGGGTGCTGCGCCTGCGCCACGCGGTACTCACCGCGGTCGCCCGACGCGGATCCACCCCCGAGGAGATGGACCTCCTGCACAAGCTGGCCAGACTCTCCGACGACGAGCGTCGGCGCCTGATCGACGAGTTCCTCGACGCGGCCTTCGCCGGCCTGCGGTCGGATCCCGGGTTCGCGGGCATCAGCCGCTCCCTGACCCCCGAACTGCCCGACGACCCGCAGCCAGAGCAGGTCGAGGCGTGGCTGGAGGTGGCCGAACTGTCCCGGGACCCGGATTTCCGGGCCAGCATGCGGCGCCTGGCGGAGCAGCACGCCGCGGACCAGGCCGGCGCCACCGGCGTACGTCGGGACGCGGTCGCGCTGGTCCGTGACGAGGCCGCCGCGGCCCTGGCCGCCGGCGTCGAGCCGGCCTCGCCCCGGGCCGATCCGGTCGTCGCCGCGGCCACCGCCCGGTACGCGCGGCTCTGCGGTCGCCCCGACGACCTCGGCCTGCGGCGGCGCCTGCTGGACCGGCTGGAGGCGGCGAACGACCCACGCCGCGAGCGCTACCTGCACCTGCTCTCCGTGATCAACGGCTGGCCGGCGACCGAGAGCCTCGCCCCGGTGCTCGACTGGGCCATCCGCGCCCTGCGCGCCCGGACCTCCGGGTAG
- a CDS encoding YciI family protein — MRFDQHTVVLLVRPDDPPELPRDAADRLQHAHLAHQAGLVEQGAVLAAGPFLGGDDERIRGFAVLSVDPQMARELYANDPAVSSGQLVARVMSWLVPEGVLRFEQVPVPTSMLEMAAGD, encoded by the coding sequence ATGCGATTCGACCAGCACACCGTGGTCCTCCTGGTCCGACCGGACGACCCGCCCGAGCTGCCCCGGGACGCGGCCGACCGGTTGCAGCACGCGCACCTGGCCCACCAGGCGGGGTTGGTGGAGCAGGGGGCGGTCCTGGCCGCCGGCCCGTTCCTCGGCGGCGACGACGAGCGGATCCGGGGCTTCGCCGTGCTCTCGGTGGATCCGCAGATGGCCCGCGAGCTCTACGCCAACGACCCCGCGGTGAGTTCCGGGCAACTGGTCGCCCGGGTGATGAGCTGGCTGGTGCCGGAGGGTGTGCTCCGCTTCGAGCAGGTCCCGGTGCCCACCTCCATGCTGGAGATGGCCGCCGGGGACTAG
- a CDS encoding IS4 family transposase, translating into MTRLVPFEMVDEVLATTRRTQRRVRLLPARVVVYLLLAGCLFADLGYRQVWAKLVAGLRGLPIPDPSGSALRQARQRLGSAPLRALFDLLRGPAATGAVATVWWRGLLPVVIDGTVIAVADSTANLRRYVKHRCNNGGSGYPTLRLSALLACGTRSVIDAVFDPSTTGETVQARQLARSLRAGMLLLADRNYAAADLIATFTATGADLLIRCKTGRGLPLIRRYRDGSWLSVIGGQHVRVIEARISITTTAGHHTGDYRLITTLLDPRRYPAADLVALYHQRWEIETAYLELKSTILGGRVLRARTPDGVDQEIHALLIVYQVLRTAMVDATDSRPGLDPDRASFTTALNAARDQVVHAAGVIADTVIDLVGVIGERVLADLLPERRIRTKTRMIKRSNSKYQARGPNIDRRTYKATTSIDVITNEP; encoded by the coding sequence TTGACCCGCCTCGTGCCGTTCGAGATGGTCGATGAGGTGCTGGCCACCACCCGGCGTACGCAGCGACGGGTCCGTCTGTTGCCGGCCCGGGTGGTGGTGTACCTGCTGCTGGCCGGCTGTCTGTTCGCCGACCTCGGCTACCGGCAGGTGTGGGCGAAACTCGTCGCCGGCCTGCGCGGGCTGCCGATACCGGACCCCAGCGGCAGCGCGTTACGCCAGGCCCGGCAACGACTCGGCTCAGCACCACTGCGGGCCTTGTTCGACCTGCTACGAGGCCCAGCGGCCACCGGTGCCGTCGCCACCGTGTGGTGGCGGGGCCTGCTGCCGGTCGTCATCGACGGCACCGTGATCGCCGTAGCGGACTCGACGGCCAACCTGCGCCGCTACGTCAAACACCGGTGTAACAACGGCGGCTCCGGCTACCCGACACTGCGGCTGAGCGCCCTGTTGGCCTGCGGCACCCGATCGGTCATCGACGCCGTGTTCGACCCGAGCACCACCGGCGAGACGGTCCAGGCACGGCAGCTCGCCCGCAGCCTACGCGCCGGGATGCTGCTACTGGCCGACCGCAACTACGCCGCCGCCGACCTGATCGCCACATTCACCGCGACCGGAGCGGACCTGCTGATCCGCTGCAAGACCGGCCGCGGGCTCCCGCTGATCCGCCGCTACCGCGACGGTTCCTGGCTGTCGGTCATCGGCGGCCAGCACGTCCGCGTGATCGAGGCCCGGATCAGCATCACCACCACCGCCGGCCACCACACCGGCGACTACCGGCTCATCACCACTCTGCTCGACCCGCGTCGCTACCCAGCCGCCGACCTCGTCGCCCTCTACCACCAGCGATGGGAGATCGAGACCGCCTACCTGGAACTCAAGTCCACCATCCTCGGCGGCCGGGTCCTGCGTGCCCGCACCCCCGACGGCGTCGACCAGGAGATCCACGCCCTGCTAATCGTCTACCAGGTGCTGCGGACCGCCATGGTCGACGCCACCGACAGCCGGCCCGGCCTCGACCCGGACCGGGCCAGTTTCACCACCGCCCTCAACGCCGCCCGCGACCAGGTCGTCCACGCCGCCGGCGTCATCGCCGATACCGTCATCGACCTGGTCGGTGTCATCGGCGAACGTGTCCTGGCCGACCTGCTGCCCGAACGTCGCATCCGCACCAAGACCCGCATGATCAAACGCTCGAACTCCAAGTACCAGGCCCGCGGACCGAACATCGATCGCCGCACCTACAAGGCCACCACCAGCATCGACGTCATCACCAACGAACCTTGA
- a CDS encoding cytidine deaminase family protein, translating into MDTALEFSPTGSTTDGMIMRDTDRALVQAATAVAKLRCRSENHTVAAAARTTDGRVFTGVNVYHFTGGPCAEVVAIGAAATQGAGDLETIVAVGDRGRGVIPPCGRCRQVLLDYFPSIKVIVGPPDGLRAVPVTDLLPETYVWSDHQVELPTAPRTGVWPMPVVPGSRQAAED; encoded by the coding sequence GTGGACACCGCACTAGAGTTTTCGCCGACCGGGTCGACGACGGACGGGATGATCATGCGGGACACCGACCGGGCGCTGGTGCAGGCCGCCACCGCTGTCGCGAAGCTGCGCTGCCGCAGCGAGAACCACACCGTCGCCGCCGCCGCGCGAACCACCGACGGCCGGGTCTTCACCGGCGTGAACGTCTACCACTTCACCGGGGGCCCGTGCGCCGAGGTGGTGGCGATCGGCGCCGCCGCCACCCAGGGCGCCGGCGACCTGGAGACCATCGTCGCGGTCGGCGACCGGGGCCGGGGCGTCATCCCGCCGTGCGGCCGGTGCCGGCAGGTACTCCTCGACTACTTCCCGTCGATCAAGGTGATCGTCGGGCCGCCGGACGGGCTGCGCGCGGTCCCGGTGACGGATCTGCTGCCCGAGACCTACGTCTGGTCGGATCACCAGGTGGAACTGCCCACGGCGCCGCGCACCGGGGTGTGGCCGATGCCGGTGGTGCCGGGCAGCCGTCAGGCCGCGGAGGACTAG
- a CDS encoding RNA-guided endonuclease InsQ/TnpB family protein, which translates to MVHRTARVALRVTMGQRRRCFGLLRSAGDVWACLLEINTWRRRRQAAPLVSYQELCRELAASGPGTFGELDTTGARSVLRRFSDAWFAAAKRRKDGELSARFPRRRRRLMPVRWYHGTFSLDGRRVRIPVAKGASPLWVRLAREVPYPVEQVRSITLLCEGGRLFLDVTAEVPVASYPPGEEPAPDLVAGVDLGIIHPYAVAGPGGGGLLVSGRAIRAEHRVHLADTKARRRAMAGRAPKPGQQGSRRWRKYRRRARMVEGRHRRRVRQAQHEAARQVVSWAVAQRVGVLHVGDPRGVLGIDAGRRHNLRLRQWQIGRLLQVLNDKAVLAGITVHLVDERGTSSTCPACRRRVPKPPGRTLSCPHCAFSGHRDLVAAAIIATRSPGGGPTTPTPPVVVPEVVTHRRAGRHLPGAGQSRRDPRRPTQATRGSVGPRRPAPPPGGESLAHGEDPQPAPDTR; encoded by the coding sequence GTGGTGCATCGCACTGCCCGGGTGGCGTTGCGGGTGACAATGGGGCAGCGGCGGCGGTGTTTCGGGTTGCTGCGCTCGGCCGGTGATGTGTGGGCGTGCCTGCTGGAGATCAACACGTGGCGGCGGCGCCGCCAGGCTGCGCCGTTGGTGAGCTATCAGGAGTTGTGTCGGGAGCTGGCGGCATCCGGGCCGGGCACCTTCGGTGAGCTGGACACGACGGGCGCTCGGTCGGTGTTACGGCGGTTCTCCGACGCCTGGTTCGCCGCGGCGAAACGCCGCAAGGACGGCGAGCTGTCGGCCAGGTTCCCGCGCCGGCGGCGTCGGTTGATGCCGGTGCGCTGGTATCACGGCACGTTCAGCCTCGACGGGCGCCGGGTCCGAATCCCGGTGGCGAAGGGTGCGTCGCCGTTGTGGGTGCGTCTGGCGCGGGAGGTGCCGTATCCGGTCGAACAGGTCCGCTCGATCACCCTGCTGTGCGAGGGTGGTCGGCTGTTCCTGGACGTGACCGCCGAAGTCCCGGTCGCGTCCTACCCGCCCGGTGAGGAGCCGGCCCCGGACCTGGTGGCCGGAGTTGATCTCGGGATCATTCACCCGTACGCCGTGGCCGGCCCGGGCGGTGGAGGCCTGCTGGTGTCTGGGCGGGCGATCCGCGCGGAGCATCGCGTGCACCTGGCCGACACGAAGGCGCGCCGCCGTGCGATGGCGGGGCGGGCGCCGAAGCCGGGGCAGCAGGGGTCTCGGCGGTGGCGCAAGTACCGCCGCCGAGCCCGCATGGTGGAGGGCCGGCACCGCCGCAGGGTCCGGCAGGCCCAGCACGAAGCCGCCCGCCAGGTTGTCTCCTGGGCGGTGGCGCAGCGGGTCGGTGTGCTGCACGTCGGGGACCCGCGCGGGGTGCTCGGCATCGATGCGGGGCGGCGGCACAACCTGCGGCTGCGGCAGTGGCAGATCGGCCGTCTCCTACAGGTCCTCAACGACAAGGCTGTTCTGGCCGGCATCACCGTCCACCTCGTCGACGAACGTGGCACGTCCTCCACCTGCCCCGCCTGCCGGCGGCGGGTACCGAAACCGCCCGGCCGGACACTGTCCTGCCCGCACTGCGCCTTTTCCGGGCACCGCGACCTGGTCGCGGCGGCCATCATCGCCACCCGTAGCCCGGGCGGCGGACCCACCACCCCCACACCACCTGTCGTGGTGCCGGAGGTGGTCACGCACCGTCGAGCCGGACGACACCTCCCCGGTGCCGGCCAGTCCCGACGTGACCCCCGCCGCCCAACCCAGGCGACGCGAGGATCAGTTGGCCCGCGGAGGCCCGCCCCACCACCCGGTGGGGAGTCGCTCGCCCACGGCGAGGATCCACAACCTGCACCGGACACCCGGTGA
- a CDS encoding MFS transporter, protein MSYLASAAGVAGARRPEPVPPRSDEKTSILAGLRAIAVNPWLRALTAHAAIYNGAAQILVVNLVVYAVTDRGLGPGLFGLALSAAGAGAFLGTLASLQLAGRLGYGRTFGGALTLSTGTPLLIALLPGTGSALAATLALVQLISGFGLGVANVLSVTLRQVVIPAATSPAATADTGCSPSACCRWAARSAGCSGRPSAAGSGWRSAQPAWRCRRSPCSTAGSARCAAPTRRSRPSPTGRCHPPAG, encoded by the coding sequence GTGAGCTACCTGGCCAGCGCCGCCGGGGTGGCCGGCGCCCGACGGCCCGAGCCCGTCCCGCCCCGAAGCGACGAGAAGACCTCGATCCTGGCCGGGCTCCGGGCCATCGCGGTCAACCCCTGGCTGCGGGCGCTGACCGCGCACGCCGCGATCTACAACGGCGCCGCCCAGATCCTCGTGGTCAACCTGGTCGTCTACGCCGTCACGGACCGGGGACTGGGCCCGGGCCTGTTCGGCCTGGCGCTGAGCGCGGCGGGCGCCGGGGCGTTCCTGGGCACCCTCGCCTCCCTCCAGCTCGCCGGCCGGCTCGGCTACGGCCGGACCTTCGGCGGTGCGCTGACGCTCTCCACCGGCACCCCGCTGCTGATCGCTCTCCTGCCCGGTACCGGATCGGCCCTGGCCGCCACCCTCGCGCTGGTCCAGCTGATCAGCGGCTTCGGGCTCGGCGTCGCCAACGTCCTGTCGGTGACGCTGCGGCAGGTCGTGATCCCCGCGGCAACCTCGCCCGCAGCAACGGCGGATACCGGCTGCTCACCTTCGGCGTGCTGCCGGTGGGCAGCGCGCTCGGCGGGGTGCTCGGGCAGACCCTCGGCAGCCGGGTCGGGGTGGCGGTCGGCGCAGCCGGCCTGGCGCTGTCGGCGCTCCCCATGTTCCACCGCCGGATCCGCTCGCTGCGCCGCCCCGACGAGGCGAAGCCGGCCCTCACCGACCGGCCGGTGCCACCCGCCGGCCGGCTGA